From the genome of Pseudomonas sp. AB6, one region includes:
- a CDS encoding PLDc N-terminal domain-containing protein yields the protein MGSTFNGLIGLIILVLDIWAVINVLKSGAEVGMKILWVLLILLLPVLGLIIWAIAGPRGNVRI from the coding sequence ATGGGTTCCACTTTTAATGGTCTGATTGGGTTGATCATCCTGGTTCTGGATATCTGGGCGGTCATCAATGTATTGAAGAGTGGCGCCGAAGTCGGGATGAAAATCCTATGGGTGTTGCTGATTTTGTTGCTGCCGGTATTGGGCCTGATTATATGGGCGATTGCCGGACCCAGGGGCAACGTAAGAATCTGA
- the speE gene encoding polyamine aminopropyltransferase: MSDYQETLYEGYGQRFRIEKLLHEVRTEHQHLVIFENPRMGRVMALDGVIQTTEADEFIYHEMLTHVPILAHGSAKRVLIIGGGDGGMLREVAKHRSVEHITMVEIDGTVVEMCKEFLPNHSKGSFEDPRLNLIIDDGMHFVSTTQDKFDIIISDSTDPVGPGEVLFSENFYQACRRCLEEGGILVTQNGTPFMQLTEVQTTAGRLRSLFPDWHFYQAAIPTYIGGAMTFAWGATNTAYRKLTLETLRQRFAGSGIVTRYYNPEIHIGAFALPQYVLQAVNKPSND; this comes from the coding sequence ATGAGCGATTACCAAGAAACATTGTACGAAGGCTATGGCCAGCGCTTTCGTATTGAAAAACTACTGCACGAAGTTCGCACTGAGCATCAACACCTGGTTATTTTCGAAAACCCGCGCATGGGCCGGGTTATGGCGCTCGACGGTGTGATTCAGACCACCGAAGCCGATGAGTTTATCTATCACGAGATGCTCACCCATGTCCCGATCCTGGCCCACGGCTCGGCCAAGCGCGTGCTGATCATCGGCGGCGGCGACGGCGGAATGCTGCGTGAAGTGGCCAAGCATCGCAGCGTCGAACACATCACCATGGTCGAAATCGATGGTACCGTGGTCGAGATGTGCAAAGAGTTTTTGCCCAATCACTCCAAGGGTTCTTTCGAAGATCCGCGATTGAATCTAATCATCGACGACGGTATGCATTTCGTCTCAACCACCCAGGATAAGTTCGACATCATCATCTCCGACTCCACTGACCCGGTCGGTCCGGGGGAAGTGTTGTTCTCTGAAAATTTTTATCAAGCTTGCCGCCGCTGTCTGGAAGAAGGCGGCATTTTGGTCACCCAAAACGGCACGCCTTTTATGCAGTTGACTGAAGTGCAGACCACTGCGGGTCGCTTGCGTAGCCTGTTTCCGGACTGGCATTTCTACCAAGCAGCCATTCCGACCTATATCGGCGGCGCCATGACCTTTGCTTGGGGCGCGACTAATACCGCCTACCGTAAGCTAACGCTGGAGACCCTGCGTCAACGGTTTGCTGGCAGCGGTATTGTTACGCGTTATTACAATCCCGAGATTCATATTGGTGCATTTGCCTTGCCGCAATATGTTCTGCAGGCTGTAAATAAGCCAAGTAACGACTAA